Within the Naumovozyma castellii chromosome 1, complete genome genome, the region ACGGCACTTTTCAATAACCTCTCGGCAGAAAAAGCTGTTGATTCATCCAGAACATATGTCAAAGACCTTAGGGCGTTTGGTTTAATCAAATCAGAACCGTTTTGAACATCCTTCATAATGGATGAAGTGGCCATAAGAACATCTTCGGAGATTCCACTCAATTCCTTAATAGCCAAATATACTGATTGTCTAAGAGAGTCACTCTGGTGTTGGAAAAGCTTGGAGATCGAGAAAAATAAGGCAGTTGCCTCATTTTGAGGGAAAGTATCACCATTTGCTAACAACCTTAATAGACGGGAAATTAATAAACGACATCTCTTTGCATTCACAGGagattcattaaatgtGTTCATACAATCTTGATAGATCGTCATCTTGTCTGGTAGATCTCCAGATGGAGATATctcatatttctttttgtaCGTTTGGGCTGACATCTTCCTTATTGATTATTCGGGATACCAATTGATCTAATAACTGTACGtaatcaaagaaaaaaaattctgaagaggaaaatgGTCAATTAAAgttattcaaattgattgaaCAGAATCGTACTTTAGTTCTATGGTCTTGAACAAATGGAATCTTGCCGTTACTTCTGATATTAGCGATCCCAGAATATTGTTGTTCTGGGATTCAAAATCTGAAATACGTGTTGGAAAAATAGGTTCTCATTCTAGACGGACGCCGGGTAATAGTTCCGGAACATCACGAATAGAGAAGATATAAACTTTATACAGTAACACAACGAAATCTTAGTGGCATCCCTGGAATAACACCCTTGTCTCGTGTTAACTTTCAAACTTTTTGGTTGGAAATTCATTAACTTTGGGCTTGccagtgaaaaatttgtaaaGAGAATAGATCAATTCAGAACTATTTAAAAATCTTAAATGCAACTAGGATATTATAAGGTTTATAAATGTAAGCTACGATTATAAATACAAATTGGTAGTATATGATTCGAGAAGAGCTTTATCAATTCTTAAAAAATGTCTCTTTTcagtatttttttttggttttttaatgaatttttatgttaataatattattaatcatGGTGAAAAATGGCAATAATGATGGACAGAGAATCTGATGATACTCACAAGTAAATAAAGATGGAATCAAACATATTTCTATTGAGGGTTCTCGTCTTTTAAAGTCAGTAATAATTGTGCCAAACATCTTTTTGATCCCAAATCATCACTTAAAGCTTCAGCAAACGTGTTATCTCTTAGACTTTCTGGTAAAACcacatttaataatttacGTGCTTCCAAATCGTCACTTAATCTCAAATAGCATCTAATGATATGTTTTAATAACCTTCCTGGAGGGGTATGAATGGTTAAATGATCCAccatatttttcaagacACTCGTTATTGCGTAAAATCTATCCTTAGTAGCACATATATATTGTAGTCCCATATCATCTAGTAATATCTTTTGTAAGATAAAGATTGCCACGGTTTTTGATAATTCTGAAGATGATTCCATAATTCTCAAACATAATGGTACAATATCAGTTCTTAGAAGGAAATTTATTACATCTTGTGAGTCATTTTTCACCAAGGCACCAATGACACCCAATGAAGTTAATCTTAGATATTCAAACGTCCTTTGTCTTGAAGTTGTATTCAAAAATGGGAATAGAAAGAGAGGTATATGTGCTTGTAAGAATAAATGTTTTGTTTCAGAATGTGATGCCACACATTGCAATAGAACCAGGGCATCACAGACCCTGTTGGACAGTTGATTAGACAACATTTGGGGTTGTAGCATAGGATAGACGGATATAATTTCGTTTAATAGAGATGTCATGACACCAAACGATGACCATAGAACTATAGCCAAGTCGTCAAATTGTTCACGTTTGCGTCCTAATTCTAGGAGCGCTTGCTCCTTTTGGGGGCCATAAGTTAGTTGACAAATCCAATGATAAACATTAGGATCTTCCAAAGCATGAGTAGAATTTGGTTGATTAGTTGAAACTCCGTTAGCATTTTGGTTCTGATTTTGGTTCTGATTCTGATTTTGGGCTTGAGTTTGAGGATGGGTAAGACCTGTGGGAGTACTATTCATAAgttgttgctgttggtTGACAGTATTTAACGGATTTCCTGCACCCATTGGAAACGAAACAGGTCCATTAGGTCCAGTGCCAACATTATTGTACATTGGCTTTTTTGGCAAACATAGAGGAGATTTGATCTTGAAGTCGATTTTAGTACGGATAATGTATCGAACactttattcaattttatttgttaCTTGGATAGTAATGTCTTTgtcaatatatttcaattcatctcATAGCAAGGCATAAATTATTggtttgaataataaatttgggAGGAAAAGTGTTTACGCGGAAAATGTTCATGGAGGATGGGCAATCGTTTTACACggtttttttaaaaaataataccAGTTGTTCGAAGAATGTCCTTACTCTTCAAAACGACAGGTAAAAGTTCATTTCCCAGACAAAATGGGGGATGGAAAACCTCACTAAGACGCATATCAAGAAACTGGTTTACATACTTACTACATTAGAGACATTTATACACATGGTTGGAAAATGCACGAAACAATAGACAAATATGTTTTGAATTTTAAAAGAGAATCAGAAATTTGGGTATACTTAATACTTCATGGGCACCTGAGTACATTGTTAGGTGCCAAGTTCAGACTGGTGCACAGCGTTTCTCTCGtcactttcaattttaaaatttcaaatgatatgAATACACGATAAACTTATCGAATATAAAACATTCAGGTCTATGTTATTGGCGATTTTTACATTAAAATCCCTATTGCTTGTTTGTTTGTACTTATTTACTTCTCTTCTAGACAGAATAACGGAAGGAACAAGAGACTTATCTAAATGTCTTTTTTAGTTGGTcctttta harbors:
- the CAF40 gene encoding CCR4-NOT core subunit CAF40 (ancestral locus Anc_3.72) yields the protein MYNNVGTGPNGPVSFPMGAGNPLNTVNQQQQLMNSTPTGLTHPQTQAQNQNQNQNQNQNANGVSTNQPNSTHALEDPNVYHWICQLTYGPQKEQALLELGRKREQFDDLAIVLWSSFGVMTSLLNEIISVYPMLQPQMLSNQLSNRVCDALVLLQCVASHSETKHLFLQAHIPLFLFPFLNTTSRQRTFEYLRLTSLGVIGALVKNDSQDVINFLLRTDIVPLCLRIMESSSELSKTVAIFILQKILLDDMGLQYICATKDRFYAITSVLKNMVDHLTIHTPPGRLLKHIIRCYLRLSDDLEARKLLNVVLPESLRDNTFAEALSDDLGSKRCLAQLLLTLKDENPQ